One segment of Pseudomonadota bacterium DNA contains the following:
- a CDS encoding FAD binding domain-containing protein produces MRLPPFEVLEPATLKNALSMLEKHKGKVKIVAGGTEIVGLMKLGLSVPPYILSLRKIKNLQGIKESKGQIIIRSNTTLREIIESSLINDLFKGISQAANLVAAPPIQNRATIGGNIFQNSRCMYYNQSELFRNGLKPCYKAGGVMCRAVKGGNRCFSVYQSDMAPALISFNAKAKLEKSDSSRTILISDLFTGKGENPHSIGENELLTDIIIPIPKGQYSSAYEKLRIRKSLEYPLMSSAVFVSGNMNGEVIDARIVLGAAGSSPKIIDKASKVLKGKKPSNKDIEAASGAVLQFVEVADNLPVPASYRRKMAVIYTKRAIQKALKDLRKDR; encoded by the coding sequence ATGAGATTGCCGCCTTTTGAAGTTCTGGAACCGGCCACATTAAAAAACGCCTTATCCATGCTTGAAAAACACAAGGGAAAGGTTAAAATTGTTGCAGGGGGCACTGAAATTGTGGGTTTAATGAAACTCGGCCTTTCTGTGCCTCCATATATTTTGAGCCTGAGAAAAATAAAAAATCTTCAGGGCATCAAGGAAAGTAAGGGCCAGATTATAATCAGAAGTAATACTACCTTGCGAGAGATAATTGAATCCTCATTGATAAATGACCTCTTTAAGGGAATTTCTCAAGCTGCAAACTTAGTTGCTGCTCCTCCGATCCAGAACAGGGCCACCATCGGGGGGAATATTTTCCAGAACAGCCGCTGTATGTATTATAACCAGTCAGAACTTTTCAGAAATGGTCTTAAGCCCTGCTATAAGGCCGGTGGCGTTATGTGCCGGGCGGTAAAAGGGGGGAATCGGTGTTTTAGCGTTTACCAGAGTGATATGGCTCCTGCATTAATCTCTTTTAATGCGAAGGCAAAGCTGGAAAAAAGTGACTCGTCACGCACTATTTTAATTTCCGATCTGTTCACGGGAAAAGGTGAGAACCCGCACTCAATTGGGGAGAACGAACTGCTCACGGATATTATAATCCCCATCCCAAAAGGACAATACTCTTCTGCTTATGAAAAACTGAGAATCAGGAAGAGCCTTGAATATCCGTTAATGTCTTCTGCAGTGTTTGTGTCTGGAAATATGAATGGAGAAGTAATTGATGCGCGCATTGTCCTTGGTGCTGCGGGGTCATCTCCAAAGATCATTGATAAGGCATCCAAAGTACTTAAAGGAAAAAAACCATCGAATAAAGACATTGAAGCGGCATCAGGGGCGGTTCTTCAATTTGTTGAAGTTGCTGATAATCTGCCCGTGCCTGCTTCATACCGTCGAAAAATGGCAGTAATATATACAAAAAGGGCAATTCAGAAGGCACTGAAAGATTTAAGAAAGGACAGGTAA
- a CDS encoding (2Fe-2S)-binding protein encodes MKKITLTLKINDEKYEIITYPNRTLLEILRDDLLLTGTKESCGEGACGACTVLLDGLPVRSCLLLVTEAKDCEITTIEGLAKGEKLDPVQESFIEHHAIQCGFCSPGMILTARSLLNHNPAPTEEEIRFAISGNVCRCTGYAKIVEAIQALSNRGRE; translated from the coding sequence ATGAAAAAAATCACGTTAACACTAAAAATCAATGATGAAAAATACGAAATTATCACTTACCCGAACCGCACCCTTTTAGAGATTTTAAGAGATGACTTGTTATTGACCGGAACAAAGGAAAGCTGCGGTGAAGGAGCATGCGGGGCGTGCACTGTATTGCTTGATGGTCTTCCTGTGAGATCATGCCTTCTGCTTGTCACAGAGGCAAAAGATTGTGAAATAACCACAATTGAAGGATTAGCAAAAGGTGAAAAACTCGACCCTGTCCAGGAATCATTCATCGAACATCATGCAATACAATGTGGATTCTGCAGTCCCGGGATGATACTAACGGCCCGTTCACTCCTCAATCACAATCCTGCACCCACAGAAGAAGAGATCAGGTTTGCCATTTCCGGGAATGTCTGCCGTTGCACCGGATACGCAAAGATAGTTGAAGCAATACAAGCATTATCAAATAGGGGGAGGGAATAG